Proteins found in one Miscanthus floridulus cultivar M001 chromosome 4, ASM1932011v1, whole genome shotgun sequence genomic segment:
- the LOC136550943 gene encoding zinc finger A20 and AN1 domain-containing stress-associated protein 9-like gives MAQESWKQESEETGVHAPEAPILCINNCGFFGSSMTNNMCSKCYRDFIKLMENPAVEKKLIIGPSSSAVPPLEAAKRDDATAAAAAAEAVAVDNRQAAQEEPPKPPSNRCLTCRKKVGLTGFQCRCGGTFCSMHRYTDSHQCTFDYKTAGREQIAKQNPVVMAEKINKI, from the coding sequence ATGGCACAAGAGAGCTGGAAACAAGAGTCCGAGGAGACTGGAGTCCACGCCCCTGAGGCCCCAATTTTGTGCATAAACAATTGTGGCTTCTTCGGCAGCAGCATGACAAACAATATGTGCTCAAAGTGCTATAGGGACTTCATCAAGTTGATGGAAAACCCTGCGGTGGAGAAGAAGTTGATCATAGGGCCATCATCCTCTGCGGTGCCTCCACTAGAGGCAGCAAAGCGAGACGATGcgaccgccgccgctgctgctgccgaaGCCGTAGCTGTAGACAACAGGCAAGCAGCACAGGAGGAGCCCCCAAAGCCGCCGAGCAACCGGTGCCTGACCTGCCGCAAGAAGGTCGGGTTGACTGGCTTCCAGTGCCGCTGCGGCGGGACCTTCTGCTCCATGCACCGCTACACGGACTCTCACCAGTGCACCTTCGACTACAAGACGGCGGGCAGGGAGCAGATCGCCAAGCAGAACCCCGTCGTGATGGCCGAGAAGATCAACAAGATCTGA